The DNA region GACGCCACGCGCCGGGGCACCGCGCACCGCCTCACCTGGGACGGCGGCGTCTTCCCCGGGAAGCGGCGCGCGATCGTGCACACGCCGCACGGGTACGCGGGCGGGCCGCTGCCGGTGTACTACGTGCAGGACGGCGTGGCGTTCTACCGCACGGGCCGGCTGGGCGAACTGCTGGACCGCGCCGTGGAGGCCGGACTGGCGACAGGCGCGGCGTTCGTGTTCGTGGAGCCCGTGGACCGCAACGAGGAGTACTACCTCAACGACCGCTACCTGGACTTCCTGACCGCCGAGGTCTTCCCGCAGGTCGAGGGGCCCCTGCTGCAGGCCAACGAACGGGGCCTGTGGGGCGCCAGCCTGGGCGGCCTGATCTCGCTGTACACCGCCAGCCGGCACCCAGAATTGTTCACCCGGGTGGTCAGCCACAGCGGGGCGTTCATCGCGCGCCCCGGCGCCGTCCGGCCGGAGGGAGGCATCGACACCACCACCGCCGGAGAGTGGCTGCGCGAACAGCTGGAAGCCCAGCCGCCCCGGCACCTGCGGGTCAGCCTGGACACCGGCGTGCTGGAATGGCTGACAGGCCCGAACCGCCGCATGGCCGCCGCCCTTGCCGACCTGGGCCTGCCCCACCAGTACCGCGAGTACCCCAGCGGGCACAACTGGATCACCTGGCGGGAAGCGCTGCCAGAAGCGCTTCTGTTCATGCAGGGCTGCGAGGCGTGCGGTCCGGGCGCGGGCGTCGCCGAGGACCGCGGCCAGCAGCTGAGGCAGGACGTGCAGGCGGCCGTGCGGGACCTGCGCCGCGAGGGGGGCCTGACCGAGGAGGAGATCGCCCGCCTGGTGCACGAGGAACTGGAACGCCCCCTGTAACGACACGAAGATACGGGCTTGGCAGGGTGTCCTGTCCGGAGAACGGTCCGCGCTGATACGAGGGAGTGTGCGTCCCCTTCACCCTGAACTCTGTGAGGGTGGACCTTTAGTGCGACCTTGCCCGCGAACGTGATGGTCGGACTCCAGGTCTTCGGGGGCTGGCCCGGTCCCCCCGGATCGGGTGCACTTGAAAGCCCTGTCGCACCTGAACCTTGGTGACGCCGTACAGCTTACCGAGCGGACAGCCGCATTCAGGGCGCACTCTGGATCAGCCTGGGCCGGGAGAATGACTCCTAAGTCCGCAGGTGGCCTTGATCGGGTCGTGCGGATCAGGGGGCGCGACGCCGGTGGCTGCGGGTCTTCCACAGGATCACGCCGATCACGGTGAACAGCACGGCGTCGAGCAGCAGGACCTTCAGCAGCACGGCGGTCATGGGAGCATGACACCACCCCTGCCTGAGATGAGGGTGAGTTCCGTCACAGTTCGTTTGGGGCCGGGCGGGCTCATGCGGACGCCGGGGAAAGGCGGCATAGTGGCGCGCATGCGCCTGGCCTGTGTGCTGATCGGAACGGCCCTGCTGGTTTCAGCGGGCGCGGGAGCCCTCACCATGACCCACCCGAACTCCACGACGACCCTGCATGAACGCGCCGCCGACTGGAAGGCGGCCGACCTGAAGAACCTCACCGTGCAGGGCGACGTCCTGACCCTGGCGCCCGGCGCGGCGAGCGGCACCGTGACCGGAGCGCCCCTGACCGCCCCGGCGTTCGATGAACTGGTGCCGTCCTGGAATGCCCGCACCGGGGCATCCGGGAGCGTGACCCTGGACCTTCGAGTACAGACCGGCGGCACCTGGTCCCGCTGGTACTCGTTCGGCACCTGGAGCGCCGCCGAGGGCCGCAGCAGCGTGAACGGCCAGAACGACGCGACCGGGCAGGTCCTGACCGACACGCTGCGCCTCAAGGCGAAGGCCACCACTTACCAGTACCGCGTGACCGTGAAGGGTGCGGGGACGCAGCTGAGCCTGCTTGCCTTCAACACGTCTGACCGGGCGCGGCGCGCGGCCACGCAGGGGCAGGCCAGCGACCGCCGCGCCTGGGGGAAGGTCATCGACGTGCCGCAGCGTTCGCAGATGATCTACCCGGACGGCGGGGAGGTGTGGTGCAGCCCCACCAGTGTGAGCATGATCCTCGCGAAACATGGCGTGAACGTGACCGTGCCCGTTGCCGCGAAGGGCATGTATGACCGCGCGTACGACGGCACCGGGAACTGGCCCTTCAACACGGCGTACGCCGCCGAGCAGGGCCTGCGGGCTTTCGTGACCCGCCTTCCCAGCCTGAGCGCCGCGGAGAAGTACATCACGGCGGGGGTGCCGCTGGCCGTCAGTCTGGGCTGGAAGAAGGGTGAACTGCCGGGCGCGCCCCTGCCCTCCAGCACCGGGCACCTGATGGTCCTCATCGGCTTCGATGCTCAGGGCAACCCCGTCCTGAACGATCCGGCCGCGCCCGGCAACGACACGGTGCGGCGCACCTACCCCCGCACGGCCTTCGAGCGGCTGTGGCTCTCGCACAGCGGCGGGCTGGCGTATGTGATCAGCCCGCGCGGCACACCCCTGCCCTGAGCGCAGGTTCTACATCCGTCCCCGGATCACCCCCCCCATCGGGGGCGGCCAATGAAGGGAGATTGTGATGAAATTCGGTTTACTCTGAAGGAATGAGTGCGGTTTTTCACAGCAACGTTCCGTCGCGCCGGCGCGGCCAGGAAGGGGTCGCGCTGGTCGTCGTCCTGCTGTTCACGGTCGTCATCCTGATGATCATCATCAGCACCACCGCCACCATGAGCCTCGGCGCTCGGACCGGCGGGGTGAACGAACGCGCCGCCTACCAAGCCCTCCTCGCGGCGGAAAGTGCGCTGAACACCTTCCCCGTCCGGATGAGCGCCCGGCTGAAAACCCAGCCGCTGCCTAAACGCACCGGGAACCCCCAGTCCGACCATGCCGCCATGAACGCCTGGCTGGGCGGCCTGAACAGTTACGCCGCCGGGGGCCGTCAGGCCAGCCTGGCCTTCGAGCGCCTGACGCTGACCGCCACCGGCGCCACCTTCCAGCTTGCCGCCACCGGCAGTGAGGGCAACACCCGGAAGGTCGCCCTGCAGGACTTCGAATTCAAGCAGCTGGACCTGGGGCACATACCCTCACCCCGCTCTGCCATTGAGTCGCTGCCTGGCATCGACGCGACCGGCAGCGGAAACGTCTCGGGGGTCTCGAACAACGGGGTGATCACGCGGGTGACGGGCGCAGCGTCTAGCCTGTCCATGGCAGATCTCACGTTTACCGTGCCCGTTCAGGACTCGACGGGCTTGCGCGTCGGGGATTACGTCAGGATTGACGGTGTGACGCTCCGCCTGGACGACATTACGGGCAACAGCCTGAAGGTCAAACAGGTCAGTCCGGTCGGCAGCGCTGTGAGTGCCAACCAGCTGACCGGCGAGGTAGACCTCATGCTGAATGCAGTGGCCCAGTCCTACACCGCCTTTACGGACCCCATGACACTTCGCGCCTCGAACGCGGGGGACTTCGTGAAGGGTGAAGTCGTCACCATCAATGGCAAGAGCGCCGCCGTGACGGGAGTGGACGCGCAGGCGGGCACCATCACCCTGGACTGGGCCGCTAACCTGCCCACCCTCCTCCCCGAGGGTACACAGATTATCCGGGACGTCCTGGCCCTGCGCAGCGCGCAGGGGATCACGCCGCTTCACAGCAAGCTGGGCGATTACAGGATGGACAACGCACAAGACTGCACGGGAAGCGGGAACGGCAAGCATCAGCTGATCACCTGCGAAGGGGCGTACGATCCCACGCTTCAAGGAAACCCGGATGATCCCAACGAGGACTTCTTCTCCAAGATGGTGCTCGGCATGAGTGATGAGCAGATCGACACCATTCCTCTCTCCGGTACGAATGCGGGGCCCATGCAGAACGAGATCCGCCGTATCCGCGCTGAGGATTTCGATGACGTAATCAAAAACAGTAATTCCAGCGGCATCCTCATCGTGGACGGCGACATCAACTCCAACGTGAATGGCAACACGGTCTTCAACGGCCTGATCTACTTTCGCGGCAACCAGGGCGGCAAATTCAACGGGAACCTGACCGTGAATGGCGCCATTGCCGTACGGGGCGGTCCCATCGAGGGGCTGACAACCGATGACACCGTCACTAACCTGACCGGAAGTCTCGACGTGAACTTTAATGCCGTCG from Deinococcus ficus includes:
- a CDS encoding peptidase C39 family protein; this encodes MRLACVLIGTALLVSAGAGALTMTHPNSTTTLHERAADWKAADLKNLTVQGDVLTLAPGAASGTVTGAPLTAPAFDELVPSWNARTGASGSVTLDLRVQTGGTWSRWYSFGTWSAAEGRSSVNGQNDATGQVLTDTLRLKAKATTYQYRVTVKGAGTQLSLLAFNTSDRARRAATQGQASDRRAWGKVIDVPQRSQMIYPDGGEVWCSPTSVSMILAKHGVNVTVPVAAKGMYDRAYDGTGNWPFNTAYAAEQGLRAFVTRLPSLSAAEKYITAGVPLAVSLGWKKGELPGAPLPSSTGHLMVLIGFDAQGNPVLNDPAAPGNDTVRRTYPRTAFERLWLSHSGGLAYVISPRGTPLP
- a CDS encoding PilX N-terminal domain-containing pilus assembly protein encodes the protein MSAVFHSNVPSRRRGQEGVALVVVLLFTVVILMIIISTTATMSLGARTGGVNERAAYQALLAAESALNTFPVRMSARLKTQPLPKRTGNPQSDHAAMNAWLGGLNSYAAGGRQASLAFERLTLTATGATFQLAATGSEGNTRKVALQDFEFKQLDLGHIPSPRSAIESLPGIDATGSGNVSGVSNNGVITRVTGAASSLSMADLTFTVPVQDSTGLRVGDYVRIDGVTLRLDDITGNSLKVKQVSPVGSAVSANQLTGEVDLMLNAVAQSYTAFTDPMTLRASNAGDFVKGEVVTINGKSAAVTGVDAQAGTITLDWAANLPTLLPEGTQIIRDVLALRSAQGITPLHSKLGDYRMDNAQDCTGSGNGKHQLITCEGAYDPTLQGNPDDPNEDFFSKMVLGMSDEQIDTIPLSGTNAGPMQNEIRRIRAEDFDDVIKNSNSSGILIVDGDINSNVNGNTVFNGLIYFRGNQGGKFNGNLTVNGAIAVRGGPIEGLTTDDTVTNLTGSLDVNFNAVALRKQLAAVRGNATLGAVKGTWRQR